In Phaeobacter inhibens DSM 16374, the following proteins share a genomic window:
- the glpD gene encoding glycerol-3-phosphate dehydrogenase, giving the protein MSNTNAQDQITDLFIIGGGINGCGIARDAAGRGLSVALAEMNDLASATSSASTKLFHGGLRYLEYFEFRLVREALIEREVLLKAMPHISWPMRFVLPFHKDMRFDNTTPTSKLLTTIMPWMKGRRPAWLIRLGLFMYDSLGKRGILPGTSKLDLASDPAGRPLDPKFKTAFEYSDCWIEDARLVVLNARDAEARGAEIMTRTKVTGATRNADHWVIDLEDITTGETSQRRAKMLVNAGGPWVADVLRQKLGQNSRESVRLVRGSHIVVPKLYDHGRCYFFQGTDGRIIFAIPYEEDYTLIGTTDADHPDPQTAPTCTPEEQDYLISFASQYFANPLSRDDIVWTYSGVRPLYDDGASSATAATREYVLTLNDNAAPLLNVFGGKITTYRKLAEAALEKIATVFPDLPDNWTAGVALPGGDFPVGDVAKLTAKLAQDYPFLSPYATRRLIRAYGTEAWEVLGNATSAEDLGQAFGATITARELDWTIAREWVRTGEDYLLRRTKLALRLTEAERAAVDSYIRSKAADLAA; this is encoded by the coding sequence ATGTCTAACACAAACGCTCAAGACCAAATCACCGATCTTTTCATCATCGGCGGCGGCATCAATGGTTGCGGCATCGCCCGCGACGCCGCAGGGCGGGGCCTGTCCGTGGCGCTGGCTGAGATGAACGATCTTGCCTCCGCCACCTCCTCCGCCTCGACCAAGCTGTTTCACGGCGGATTGCGCTATCTTGAATACTTCGAATTCCGGCTGGTGCGTGAGGCGCTGATCGAACGCGAGGTGCTCTTGAAAGCGATGCCGCATATCTCTTGGCCAATGCGCTTTGTGCTGCCGTTTCATAAGGACATGCGCTTTGACAACACCACGCCGACGTCAAAACTGCTGACCACCATCATGCCGTGGATGAAGGGTCGGCGTCCGGCCTGGCTGATCCGTCTTGGCCTGTTCATGTACGACAGCCTCGGCAAACGCGGCATCCTTCCCGGCACCTCCAAACTGGATCTCGCCAGCGATCCCGCCGGCCGCCCGCTGGATCCGAAGTTCAAGACCGCTTTTGAATATTCCGACTGCTGGATCGAAGACGCACGGCTGGTGGTGCTGAATGCCCGCGACGCCGAGGCCCGCGGCGCCGAAATCATGACCCGCACCAAGGTGACAGGCGCCACCCGCAATGCGGACCACTGGGTGATTGACCTTGAAGACATCACAACGGGCGAAACCTCGCAGCGCCGCGCCAAGATGCTCGTCAATGCCGGCGGCCCTTGGGTTGCCGATGTGCTGCGTCAGAAGCTGGGCCAGAACAGCCGCGAAAGCGTCCGACTGGTGCGCGGCAGCCATATCGTGGTGCCCAAGCTCTATGATCACGGGCGCTGCTACTTTTTCCAGGGCACCGATGGGCGGATTATCTTCGCCATTCCCTACGAGGAAGACTACACGCTGATCGGCACCACTGACGCCGACCACCCCGACCCGCAGACCGCCCCGACCTGCACGCCCGAGGAACAGGATTACCTGATCAGTTTCGCCTCGCAGTATTTCGCCAATCCGCTCAGCCGTGACGATATCGTCTGGACCTATTCCGGCGTGCGTCCGCTTTATGACGATGGTGCCAGCTCTGCCACCGCCGCCACCCGCGAATATGTGCTGACCCTGAACGACAACGCCGCGCCGCTGCTGAATGTCTTTGGCGGCAAGATCACCACCTATCGCAAACTGGCCGAGGCCGCGCTGGAGAAGATCGCAACCGTGTTCCCGGATCTGCCTGACAACTGGACCGCAGGTGTCGCCCTGCCCGGCGGCGATTTCCCGGTCGGCGATGTGGCGAAACTCACCGCGAAACTGGCGCAGGACTATCCCTTCCTCAGCCCTTACGCGACCCGCCGCCTGATCCGCGCCTATGGGACAGAGGCCTGGGAGGTACTGGGGAATGCCACCTCGGCCGAGGATCTCGGCCAGGCCTTCGGCGCCACCATCACCGCCCGCGAACTCGACTGGACCATCGCCCGCGAATGGGTCCGCACTGGCGAGGATTACCTGCTGCGCCGCACCAAACTGGCCCTGCGCCTGACCGAGGCAGAGCGCGCCGCCGTCGACAGCTACATCCGCAGCAAAGCCGCAGATCTGGCCGCCTGA
- a CDS encoding winged helix-turn-helix transcriptional regulator — protein MDIETFVNTTSRAWAIPILAHLHAGIAGRQAPLLTATGASRTAFAQSIDHLISIGLLERNPGYGHPLRPEFRLTTLGISAAVTANKIHSVTAKEDQDLLRRSWTLPVLTALHEPSHFNDIKRNLRTITDRALSQSLKTMEGRKWVHRHVDEAARPPRSIYRAVNTGGLISRVVASEISFNG, from the coding sequence ATGGACATTGAGACGTTTGTCAACACCACCTCAAGAGCTTGGGCCATCCCCATTTTGGCCCATCTGCACGCAGGCATTGCCGGGCGACAGGCGCCGCTGCTGACGGCCACCGGGGCAAGCAGGACTGCGTTTGCGCAAAGCATCGATCACCTGATTTCAATCGGGTTGCTGGAGCGAAACCCCGGTTATGGTCACCCGCTGCGTCCGGAGTTTCGACTGACGACGCTGGGGATTTCCGCCGCCGTCACCGCCAATAAAATTCACAGTGTCACTGCCAAGGAAGATCAGGATTTGCTGCGGCGCTCGTGGACTTTGCCGGTACTGACAGCACTGCATGAGCCGAGCCACTTCAATGACATAAAGCGGAATCTGCGCACGATTACCGATCGCGCCTTGTCTCAGTCGCTGAAAACGATGGAGGGCCGGAAATGGGTGCATCGCCACGTGGATGAGGCTGCCCGCCCTCCGCGATCTATCTACCGCGCGGTGAACACCGGTGGGCTGATCAGTCGTGTCGTGGCCAGCGAAATCAGCTTTAACGGATAG
- a CDS encoding VOC family protein — translation MALISLEKTITISFSVKDRHASADWFKTMLGFDTIYHADEAGWSELQTNTTGVTIGLGEHTKPAPGNCVPVFGIADLDAARQKLEQAKVKFDGETDVVEGMVKTATFYDPDGNAMMLAQDLTGGA, via the coding sequence ATGGCGCTTATTTCATTGGAAAAAACCATCACCATCTCGTTTTCGGTCAAGGATCGCCACGCCAGTGCGGATTGGTTCAAAACCATGCTTGGGTTTGATACGATCTACCATGCGGATGAGGCCGGATGGTCGGAGCTGCAGACTAATACGACCGGCGTCACAATCGGTCTGGGTGAGCATACCAAACCCGCCCCCGGAAACTGTGTTCCCGTCTTCGGCATCGCGGATCTGGATGCGGCACGGCAAAAACTGGAACAGGCCAAGGTGAAATTTGACGGCGAAACCGATGTCGTCGAAGGTATGGTCAAGACGGCAACCTTCTATGATCCTGACGGCAACGCGATGATGCTGGCTCAAGATTTGACCGGTGGCGCGTAG
- a CDS encoding VOC family protein, translating to MRRLCTASIALLFSAGVASTAPFEEVTVGVPVASITDAEEWYLALFGAEVEVLRPVPGVVEFKVTPETWYQIFETDDPQPSGAVVRFLVDDMAASQAKWADAGIDTGEAIQIPDVVTYSEFTDPDGNALGLYDLP from the coding sequence ATGCGTCGGCTCTGCACAGCGTCTATCGCCCTGCTGTTTTCGGCGGGTGTCGCCTCCACAGCCCCCTTCGAGGAAGTCACCGTCGGGGTTCCCGTGGCCTCAATCACCGATGCAGAGGAATGGTACCTCGCCCTATTTGGCGCTGAGGTTGAGGTCCTAAGGCCTGTTCCGGGTGTTGTTGAATTTAAGGTGACACCCGAGACATGGTATCAGATTTTCGAAACCGATGATCCCCAGCCCTCCGGGGCCGTCGTCAGGTTTTTGGTGGACGATATGGCCGCGTCTCAGGCCAAATGGGCTGACGCTGGCATTGACACCGGCGAAGCAATCCAAATTCCAGATGTCGTGACCTATTCGGAGTTTACCGACCCTGATGGGAATGCCCTCGGGCTTTATGACCTGCCGTAA
- the cobO gene encoding cob(I)yrinic acid a,c-diamide adenosyltransferase — protein MSDTPETDISEAEAARHAAKMAKKKAARDRMMQNKDGEKGLIIVHTGPGKGKSSSGFGMIMRCIAHKMPSAVVQFIKGAWQTGERTLIEENFSELCQFYAMGEGFTWETQDKARDIAAAQKGWEKAKEMIRDERNTMVLLDEINIALRYDYIDIADVVEFLETEKPPMTHVVLTGRNAKEELIEIADLVTEMGQIKHPFRDGIKAQKGVEF, from the coding sequence ATGAGCGATACGCCCGAGACCGACATTTCCGAAGCAGAAGCGGCACGCCATGCGGCGAAGATGGCCAAGAAGAAGGCCGCCCGCGACCGCATGATGCAAAACAAGGACGGCGAGAAAGGACTGATCATCGTCCACACCGGCCCGGGCAAGGGCAAATCCAGCTCTGGTTTCGGCATGATCATGCGCTGCATTGCCCATAAAATGCCCTCAGCTGTGGTGCAGTTCATCAAGGGCGCCTGGCAGACCGGCGAACGGACGCTGATCGAAGAAAACTTCAGCGAGTTGTGCCAGTTTTACGCGATGGGCGAAGGCTTTACCTGGGAGACCCAGGACAAGGCCCGCGATATTGCCGCCGCGCAAAAGGGCTGGGAAAAGGCCAAGGAGATGATCCGCGATGAGCGCAATACCATGGTGCTCTTGGATGAGATCAACATCGCCCTGCGCTATGACTATATCGACATTGCGGATGTCGTGGAGTTTCTGGAAACCGAAAAGCCGCCGATGACCCATGTGGTGCTGACCGGCCGTAACGCCAAGGAAGAGCTGATCGAGATTGCCGATCTGGTCACCGAGATGGGCCAGATCAAACACCCCTTCCGCGACGGTATCAAAGCCCAGAAAGGCGTCGAATTCTGA